The window CGCCGGAGCGCATGGCGGTGTGCCGCAGCATGGGCATCGACCGTGTCAGCCTCGGCATTCAGAGCTTTGCGGCGGGCGAGATGCGTTCGCTGGCGCGGCCGCAGCAAAACGAGGTGGTGACGCGGGCGATCGGATATATCCGCGATGCGGGTTTCCCCACGCTCAACCTCGACCTGATTTACGGCATCGGTGGGCAGACGGTGGAGAGCTTGCTGGCGTCCATCGACAGTGCCCTGGCCTTCAGGCCGGAGGAGTTGTATTTGTATCCCTTGTACGTGCGCCAGCATACGGGGCTGGGCAAGATTGCGAACAGAAAGGGGGCCGCGTCATTCGATCCGATTGTGCTCAACCAGGAAGGCGACAGCCGCATGCAGCTGTACGAGGCGGCGCGCGATCATTTACGCGCGCGCGGCTACGTGCAGGTGTCGATGCGCATGTTCCGCGCGCCCCATGCGCCTGACGACACGGGGCCGTCCTACTGCTGCCAGAACGATGGCATGGTGGGCCTCGGTACCGGCGCGCGCTCGTACACGCGGGACCTGCATTATTCGACCGATTATGCGGTTGGGCGGGCGGACACGATCGGCATCATCGACAGTTACCTGGCGCTGGACGCCGACAGTTTTACCCACGCGCACCACGGCTTTGCGCTGGGGCAAGATGAGCAGCGGCGGCGCTACGTAATCCAGTCACTGCTGACCGATCCGGGGCTCGACCCGGCGGCCTACACGCAGCGTTTCGGGGGCGATTGCATGCATGACTTGCCGCAGCTGCATGAACTGGGCGAACTGGGCTTGCTGGAAGAGGGCAGTGCCATCTTGCGCCTGAACGACCGTGGCTATGGTTATGCCGACACCATCGGCCCGTGGCTGGCGTCGGAAGACGTGCGCCTGCTGATGGCCGACGGCGGCACGACATGCTGACCATGCTGCCGGCTGCTGCGCTCGATCAGGCGCAGCAGTCCGGACAAACGGCGCGGCAGTCCGGGCAAACGGCGGAGCAGGCGGTACTGTCGCTGCTATACCGCGGCACCCTGTCGGGATGCAATTACGATTGCGCGTACTGTCCCTTCGCCAAGCGTCGCGACAGCCGGGCCAAGCTGGCGCGGGACGCCGCCGAGGTGGCGCGCTTCGTCGCCTGGGTTGGTGCGCAGGAGCGGCCCATCAGCGTGCTGTTCACGCCCTGGGGCGAGGGCATGATCCGGCGCCATTATCGCGATGCGATGACGGCCCTGTCGGGCATGGCCCATGTGCGCCAGGTGGCGATCCAGACCAATCTGTCCGGACCGCTGGCTTGGCTGGAGCAGGCCGACAAGCGCAAGGTGGGGCTGTGGTGCACTTACCATCCGAGCCAGGTGCGGATGGATCGCTTTATTGACCGTTGCGAACGTCTGGAGCGGATGGGCGTCCATTTTTCGGTGGGCATCGTGGCGATGCGCGAGCATTTCGACGATATCCGCGCCTTGCGCGCCGCGCTGCCGCGGCAGCATTATCTCTGGCTCAACGCCTATGACCGGCGCGGGCCGGGTTACTATCGGCCGGAGGACCTGGCGTGGCTCGACGCTATGGACCCGTGGTTCAGCTACAGCCGCAATCCCGAGATGTCGCGCGGGAAGGCCTGCCGGGCCGGGTCGGAAGCGCTGTCGATTGACGGTGATGGGGAAGTGCAGCGATGCCATTTTGTGACCGAGCGGCTGGGCAATCTGTACGAGGATGCGCTGGATAACATGCTCGTTGAAAAACCGTGCAGCCGCCTGAGGAAATGCGATTGTTATATTGGTTATGCGCACCGGCAGGAGCTGCCGTTTTATGATGACTTCGGCGCTGGCGTGCTGGCGCGCATTCCAGTGCGGCTGGCGCCCGTGCAGGGGTAACCGCGACCTTGGAGCGCTGGGGGCTGATGAAGCGATCGTCACGTTTTCCAGAGGCACCGGCAA of the Massilia violaceinigra genome contains:
- a CDS encoding STM4011 family radical SAM protein; this encodes MLTMLPAAALDQAQQSGQTARQSGQTAEQAVLSLLYRGTLSGCNYDCAYCPFAKRRDSRAKLARDAAEVARFVAWVGAQERPISVLFTPWGEGMIRRHYRDAMTALSGMAHVRQVAIQTNLSGPLAWLEQADKRKVGLWCTYHPSQVRMDRFIDRCERLERMGVHFSVGIVAMREHFDDIRALRAALPRQHYLWLNAYDRRGPGYYRPEDLAWLDAMDPWFSYSRNPEMSRGKACRAGSEALSIDGDGEVQRCHFVTERLGNLYEDALDNMLVEKPCSRLRKCDCYIGYAHRQELPFYDDFGAGVLARIPVRLAPVQG
- a CDS encoding STM4012 family radical SAM protein → MNHPATPGTLAQRMRHTPYQAYSYSYPHKAAYRALAVPASLKDLWAGQDRSALFAYIHIPFCEMRCGFCNLFAMARPQPDMVERYVAQVVQQMRVLDKVLGERRFARFALGGGTPTFLSAAQLQTLLDGARDILGIDLQTTPAGIEASPETVTPERMAVCRSMGIDRVSLGIQSFAAGEMRSLARPQQNEVVTRAIGYIRDAGFPTLNLDLIYGIGGQTVESLLASIDSALAFRPEELYLYPLYVRQHTGLGKIANRKGAASFDPIVLNQEGDSRMQLYEAARDHLRARGYVQVSMRMFRAPHAPDDTGPSYCCQNDGMVGLGTGARSYTRDLHYSTDYAVGRADTIGIIDSYLALDADSFTHAHHGFALGQDEQRRRYVIQSLLTDPGLDPAAYTQRFGGDCMHDLPQLHELGELGLLEEGSAILRLNDRGYGYADTIGPWLASEDVRLLMADGGTTC